In Anaerobacillus isosaccharinicus, one genomic interval encodes:
- a CDS encoding phospho-sugar mutase, protein MNWKSTYEVWANFEGLDSELRAQLEQLSGNEQLIEESFYKNLEFGTGGMRGEIGPGSNRMNVYTIRKAAEGLAQYIIEHGESAKRRGVAIAYDNRFMSQEFALEAALTLGKHGIKTYLFKHLRPTPELSFAVRYLQAFSGIVITASHNPPEYNGFKVYGDDGAQLTPDAAKTLVDKVNEVENELLLEIADQDSLLANGQLVMIEEEIDEAYVEKLKTVVVNEELVKRFGHDVKIVFTPLHGTATLPVERGFEAVGFTNFTMVEEQVVPDPKFSTVASPNPEEHAAFEMAIDYGEKLDADVLIATDPDADRVGIAVKDEQGEYVVLTGNQTGALMVEYLLSQQEAAGTLPKNGVVIKTIVTSELGRVIANSYGLSAIDTLTGFKFIGEKIKEFEETGEKTFLFGYEESYGYLVKDFARDKDAIQAVLLAAELAAFYKSQNKTMYQGLIELFEKYGFYLEGLQSITLKGKTGIEKMNEMITSFRDDPPKEFAGMKVVAVEDYLKQERMKLETGLTEEISLPKSNVLKFILEGNSWICVRPSGTEPKIKFYFGTTSDTLEESQNKLRELKASVMEKIE, encoded by the coding sequence ATGAATTGGAAAAGTACATATGAAGTCTGGGCGAATTTTGAGGGACTAGATAGTGAGTTAAGAGCTCAATTAGAACAATTGAGCGGAAATGAACAATTAATAGAGGAATCTTTTTATAAAAACTTAGAATTCGGCACTGGCGGAATGAGGGGGGAAATTGGTCCTGGTTCAAATAGGATGAATGTGTATACAATCCGTAAAGCTGCTGAAGGACTAGCACAATACATAATAGAACATGGTGAAAGTGCAAAGCGAAGAGGGGTAGCGATCGCTTATGATAATCGCTTTATGTCCCAAGAGTTTGCGCTAGAAGCTGCCTTAACGTTAGGCAAGCATGGAATTAAAACCTATTTATTCAAACACTTGCGACCAACACCGGAATTATCATTTGCCGTTCGTTATTTGCAAGCCTTCTCAGGGATTGTCATAACCGCAAGCCACAACCCTCCAGAATACAATGGGTTTAAAGTGTACGGGGATGATGGTGCGCAATTAACACCAGATGCGGCTAAAACTTTAGTTGATAAAGTAAATGAAGTAGAAAATGAGTTGCTACTTGAAATTGCCGATCAAGATTCATTGTTAGCAAATGGTCAATTAGTGATGATTGAGGAAGAGATTGATGAGGCGTATGTTGAAAAATTGAAAACTGTAGTCGTGAACGAAGAGTTAGTCAAAAGATTTGGTCATGATGTAAAAATTGTTTTTACGCCATTACATGGAACTGCGACATTACCGGTTGAACGTGGTTTTGAAGCAGTTGGTTTTACAAATTTTACAATGGTTGAAGAACAAGTTGTTCCAGATCCTAAGTTTTCGACTGTTGCATCCCCTAATCCTGAGGAGCATGCAGCTTTTGAAATGGCGATTGACTATGGTGAAAAACTGGATGCTGATGTGCTAATTGCGACAGATCCAGATGCTGATAGAGTAGGAATTGCGGTAAAAGATGAGCAAGGAGAATATGTTGTGCTTACAGGGAACCAGACTGGTGCTTTAATGGTAGAATACCTATTATCCCAACAAGAGGCGGCAGGCACATTACCGAAAAATGGTGTTGTTATAAAAACAATTGTAACGTCTGAACTTGGAAGAGTGATTGCTAATTCGTATGGATTATCAGCAATAGACACTTTAACTGGATTTAAATTTATCGGTGAAAAAATAAAAGAATTTGAAGAAACAGGAGAAAAAACATTTTTATTTGGTTACGAAGAGAGCTATGGCTATTTAGTAAAAGACTTTGCTAGAGATAAAGATGCTATTCAAGCTGTTTTATTGGCTGCAGAACTAGCTGCTTTTTACAAATCCCAAAACAAAACAATGTATCAAGGATTAATAGAGCTTTTTGAAAAGTATGGTTTTTATTTAGAAGGACTACAGTCCATTACGTTAAAAGGTAAAACTGGAATTGAAAAGATGAACGAAATGATTACATCGTTTAGAGACGATCCACCGAAAGAATTTGCTGGAATGAAAGTAGTAGCAGTAGAGGATTACTTAAAGCAAGAGCGAATGAAGTTAGAAACTGGTTTGACTGAAGAAATTTCACTTCCAAAGTCAAATGTATTGAAGTTTATCCTAGAAGGGAATTCGTGGATTTGTGTTCGTCCATCAGGAACTGAACCGAAAATAAAGTTTTACTTTGGGACAACAAGTGATACTTTGGAGGAAAGTCAAAACAAGTTAAGGGAGCTAAAAGCATCAGTAATGGAAAAAATAGAGTAA
- a CDS encoding bifunctional GNAT family N-acetyltransferase/carbon-nitrogen hydrolase family protein yields the protein MKELDVTKYEKKIELRNITRADFQEILALQRICFPNMDPWKLEQLESHIEIFPEGQFCVEYEGKIIGSCSSLIVNFDEYDDQHTWDEITDNGYITNHDPEGYNLYGMEVMVHPDFRRMKIGRRLYEARKDLARNFNLKSIIIGGRIPNYYKHSDKFTPRQYVEEVTLHNIFDPVLTFQVMNGFTLKRINKNYLEDDIASMKYATLMEWNNVDYQPKSKRHFKTAFPVRICVIQYKMKKIDTFEDFAKQCEFYVDVAESYQSDFAVFPEIFTTQLLSFIEEKSPSQSIRKLTEFTEQYISHFTNLAVKYNVNIIGGSHFVEEEGKIYNIAYLFRRDGTIEKQYKIHVTPNERRYWGITGGDEVKVFDTDCGKIAIQICYDIEFPELGRIATDKGANIIFVPFCTDERQGFLRVKYCAQARAIENQVYTVIAGTVGNLSEAENMDIQYAQSAIFTPSDFTFPRDGIEGECPANIETVVVGDVDLEILRRHRKSGNVTQLKDRRKDLYEIKYKK from the coding sequence ATGAAAGAACTAGACGTTACGAAGTACGAGAAAAAAATTGAACTACGAAATATTACTAGAGCTGATTTTCAAGAGATATTGGCGCTACAAAGAATTTGTTTTCCTAATATGGATCCTTGGAAACTAGAGCAGCTAGAAAGTCATATAGAAATTTTTCCTGAAGGCCAATTTTGCGTTGAGTATGAAGGAAAAATTATCGGGTCTTGTTCAAGTTTAATCGTCAATTTTGATGAATATGATGATCAACATACTTGGGATGAAATCACAGATAACGGCTATATTACAAACCATGATCCTGAAGGTTATAATTTATATGGGATGGAAGTTATGGTTCATCCTGATTTTAGGAGAATGAAAATAGGACGAAGACTGTATGAGGCCAGAAAAGATCTCGCAAGAAACTTTAATTTAAAAAGTATCATTATTGGCGGAAGAATCCCAAATTATTATAAACACTCAGATAAATTTACACCTAGACAGTACGTGGAAGAAGTAACCCTCCATAACATTTTTGATCCAGTTTTAACTTTTCAAGTTATGAATGGTTTTACACTAAAGCGAATTAACAAAAATTATTTAGAGGATGACATTGCTTCAATGAAGTATGCCACATTAATGGAGTGGAATAACGTTGACTACCAGCCTAAGTCAAAACGTCATTTTAAGACGGCATTTCCAGTTCGTATTTGTGTCATTCAATATAAAATGAAGAAAATTGATACATTTGAGGATTTCGCAAAGCAATGTGAATTCTACGTTGACGTTGCGGAGAGTTATCAGTCAGACTTTGCAGTTTTTCCAGAAATTTTTACGACACAATTGTTATCATTTATTGAGGAAAAATCACCGAGTCAGTCAATCCGGAAGTTAACCGAGTTCACTGAACAATATATTTCTCATTTCACAAATCTTGCTGTTAAATATAACGTCAATATTATTGGTGGCTCCCACTTTGTTGAAGAGGAAGGTAAAATTTATAATATTGCCTATTTATTTAGACGCGATGGCACTATTGAAAAGCAATATAAAATACACGTTACACCAAACGAGCGAAGATATTGGGGTATAACGGGTGGCGATGAAGTCAAGGTTTTTGATACTGACTGCGGAAAAATTGCAATTCAGATTTGTTATGACATCGAATTTCCAGAGTTAGGGAGAATTGCTACTGACAAAGGAGCAAATATTATTTTTGTGCCGTTTTGTACGGATGAGCGTCAAGGCTTCTTGCGTGTTAAATATTGTGCACAGGCTAGAGCCATTGAAAACCAAGTTTATACAGTTATTGCAGGAACAGTAGGTAACTTATCAGAAGCTGAAAATATGGACATTCAGTATGCTCAGTCTGCTATATTTACACCGTCTGACTTTACATTCCCAAGAGATGGGATTGAAGGTGAGTGCCCTGCTAATATTGAAACAGTTGTTGTCGGTGATGTCGACCTCGAGATTTTAAGGCGCCACCGCAAATCAGGTAATGTTACTCAATTAAAAGATCGTCGTAAAGATTTGTATGAAATTAAATATAAGAAATAG
- a CDS encoding glycerol-3-phosphate responsive antiterminator, translating into MDFNGQTILPAVRNLKDIEEMVESEYTYIVLLNSHIGQLKSLVQLAKSKGKKILLHADLIQGLRNDEYAAQFLCQDIKPAGLISTRKNVVLTAKKHKLISMQRLFLLDSIALESSYKLLETTKPDFIEVLPGVMPHIIKEVYEKTGIPIVAGGLIREKREVEEALQAGATAVTTSRVGLWR; encoded by the coding sequence GTGGATTTCAACGGACAAACAATTTTGCCTGCAGTTCGAAACTTAAAAGACATTGAAGAAATGGTCGAAAGTGAATATACATATATCGTTTTATTAAATAGCCATATCGGTCAACTGAAAAGCTTAGTGCAATTGGCAAAAAGTAAAGGGAAAAAGATATTACTACATGCCGACTTAATTCAAGGCTTACGAAATGACGAATATGCAGCCCAGTTTCTATGTCAAGATATCAAGCCTGCTGGTTTAATTTCAACTCGTAAAAATGTTGTTTTAACAGCCAAGAAGCATAAATTAATTTCAATGCAGCGCTTATTTTTATTAGATTCTATAGCTCTTGAATCGAGTTATAAGCTTCTTGAAACGACGAAACCCGATTTTATCGAGGTGTTACCTGGAGTAATGCCTCACATAATTAAAGAAGTGTACGAAAAAACAGGGATCCCGATTGTGGCTGGTGGCTTGATTAGAGAAAAACGTGAGGTTGAAGAAGCGTTGCAAGCAGGAGCGACAGCTGTGACAACGTCAAGGGTAGGGTTGTGGAGGTAG
- a CDS encoding glycerol-3-phosphate dehydrogenase/oxidase — protein MGNPFSSIQRVNYLKEMSNQELDLLVIGGGITGAGIALDAQVRGIKTGLIEMQDFGAGTSSRSTKLVHGGLRYLKQFEVKLVAEVGKERAIVYENAPHVTTPEWMLLPMIEGGTFGKLATSFGLKVYDFLAGVRKSERRFMLNKQQTMEKEPLLRKDKLKGGGVYVEYKTDDARLTLEIMKEAVARGVLAVNYAKADGFIYENKKIVGVKVVDQFSGEVTEIRAKKIVNAAGPWVDTLREKDNSKKGKYLHLTKGVHLVFDESRFPLKQAVYFDTEKDGRMCFAIPRDGKTYVGTTDTYYKSDITHPRMTVADREYIIDAVNYMFPEVKLKAKDVESCWTGLRPLIHEEGKSASEISRKDEIFFSDSGLISIAGGKLTGYRKMAERIVGIVGKDLGINKPCTTEIIKLSGGDIGGSVNLPKFLEEKTKEGMQLGLTKKEALKLTKLYGTNVNKVYDIIRTKGADAKRYGLTEEVFGALVYGIEEEMVATPVDFFNRRTGAIFFNIDWVRSWKEPVLQYMKQRFNWTAEEVNSHKLRVDQEIEHATVPVDEVVEVERKNAI, from the coding sequence ATGGGGAATCCGTTTTCAAGTATACAACGTGTGAATTACCTAAAGGAAATGAGCAATCAAGAACTAGATCTTCTAGTGATTGGTGGAGGGATTACTGGGGCAGGAATCGCCTTAGACGCCCAAGTTCGAGGTATTAAGACAGGACTAATCGAAATGCAAGACTTTGGTGCAGGAACATCTAGCCGGTCTACAAAATTAGTTCATGGTGGTTTACGTTATTTGAAACAGTTTGAAGTAAAGTTAGTTGCTGAAGTTGGAAAAGAGCGTGCGATTGTTTATGAAAATGCACCACATGTTACAACACCGGAATGGATGCTTTTACCAATGATTGAAGGTGGAACGTTTGGTAAATTAGCTACATCTTTTGGGTTAAAAGTGTATGATTTTTTAGCGGGAGTTAGAAAATCAGAACGTCGTTTTATGTTAAATAAACAACAAACAATGGAAAAAGAACCGTTGCTTCGTAAAGATAAGCTTAAGGGTGGCGGAGTTTATGTGGAATACAAAACTGACGATGCAAGGCTTACATTAGAAATCATGAAAGAAGCTGTTGCTCGTGGGGTTTTAGCGGTAAACTATGCAAAAGCTGATGGCTTTATTTATGAGAATAAAAAGATTGTTGGCGTTAAGGTCGTCGATCAGTTTAGTGGCGAAGTAACTGAAATACGAGCAAAGAAAATTGTTAATGCTGCAGGTCCATGGGTAGATACTTTACGTGAAAAAGACAATTCAAAAAAAGGAAAGTATTTGCATTTAACAAAAGGTGTTCACTTAGTTTTTGACGAATCTCGCTTCCCATTAAAACAAGCCGTTTATTTTGATACAGAAAAAGATGGCAGAATGTGTTTTGCTATTCCTCGTGATGGAAAAACGTATGTAGGGACGACAGATACGTACTACAAATCTGATATTACACATCCACGAATGACTGTGGCAGATCGTGAATATATTATTGACGCGGTTAATTATATGTTCCCAGAAGTTAAACTGAAAGCAAAAGACGTGGAATCATGTTGGACTGGGCTACGTCCTCTCATTCACGAAGAAGGGAAGAGTGCCTCAGAGATTTCAAGAAAAGATGAAATATTCTTCTCAGATAGTGGTCTTATTTCGATTGCTGGTGGAAAGCTCACTGGGTATCGTAAAATGGCAGAAAGAATTGTTGGTATTGTCGGCAAAGATTTAGGAATTAATAAACCTTGTACAACAGAAATAATTAAATTATCTGGAGGAGACATTGGTGGCTCTGTTAATCTTCCTAAGTTTTTAGAAGAAAAAACAAAGGAAGGCATGCAGTTAGGCTTAACGAAAAAAGAGGCCCTAAAACTTACGAAATTATATGGTACAAACGTAAATAAAGTATATGATATTATCCGTACAAAAGGAGCAGATGCAAAACGATATGGTTTAACAGAAGAAGTATTTGGAGCATTAGTCTACGGAATTGAGGAGGAAATGGTAGCCACACCAGTAGACTTTTTTAACCGCCGTACTGGAGCTATTTTCTTTAACATTGATTGGGTTCGCAGCTGGAAAGAGCCAGTATTACAATATATGAAACAACGCTTTAACTGGACGGCAGAGGAAGTTAACTCACATAAATTAAGAGTGGATCAAGAGATTGAACATGCAACAGTACCAGTCGATGAAGTTGTAGAAGTAGAAAGGAAGAATGCTATTTAA
- a CDS encoding MIP/aquaporin family protein yields the protein MSAFLGELIGTMILIIFGGGVVAGVVLKGTKSENSGWIVITMAWGLGVATAVYAVGGISGAHLNPAVTVGLALIGEFAWSLVPSYIAAQMVGAFIGATLVWLHYYPHWKETKDQGAKLAVFSTGPAIRHTPANLFSEILGTFVLVMGILAIGANQFTEGLNPLIVGFLIVVIGLSLGGTTGYAINPARDLGPRIAHFLLPIAGKGNSDWKYSWIPVVGPIIGGGLGALFYAAAFEGIVHSALWIFLGAFALVMVASIISHKAQPTVQTEKKDFAA from the coding sequence ATGTCAGCATTTTTAGGAGAACTAATTGGTACGATGATTTTGATTATTTTTGGAGGTGGGGTTGTTGCGGGAGTTGTTCTAAAAGGAACAAAATCTGAAAACTCTGGCTGGATCGTCATTACAATGGCATGGGGACTTGGTGTTGCAACGGCGGTTTATGCTGTTGGGGGAATAAGTGGAGCGCATTTAAATCCAGCAGTTACAGTCGGGCTCGCTTTGATCGGTGAATTTGCTTGGTCTTTAGTACCTAGTTATATTGCCGCACAAATGGTTGGAGCATTTATAGGAGCGACGTTAGTTTGGTTACATTACTATCCACATTGGAAAGAAACAAAAGATCAAGGTGCAAAACTTGCCGTATTTTCAACAGGGCCTGCAATTCGCCACACACCAGCTAACCTTTTTAGTGAAATTTTAGGTACATTCGTATTAGTAATGGGAATTTTAGCGATTGGAGCGAACCAATTTACAGAAGGTCTAAATCCATTAATTGTAGGTTTCTTAATTGTCGTAATTGGTTTATCTCTGGGTGGTACAACTGGTTATGCGATCAACCCAGCTCGTGATTTAGGTCCACGTATTGCCCATTTCTTGTTACCGATTGCAGGTAAAGGAAATTCTGACTGGAAATATTCATGGATACCAGTAGTTGGGCCAATTATCGGTGGTGGATTAGGAGCATTATTTTATGCAGCGGCATTTGAAGGAATTGTGCATTCAGCACTTTGGATATTCTTAGGTGCGTTTGCTCTTGTGATGGTTGCTTCTATTATAAGCCATAAAGCACAACCTACAGTCCAAACAGAGAAAAAAGACTTTGCAGCATAA
- a CDS encoding chemotaxis protein CheX, which translates to MNAKHVNAICRATEFIFVNHFGVDVKPLNPRVQQNAVPSNQVSVILGINGQLNGQIICSIDEQTAKNIVGVMMGGMTIEALDDMGWSAIQEFGNWVAGTTATELSKEDVIIDVTPPVINEGASHFRSNRLFITVPLETRLGLIDIHISVKEPVAS; encoded by the coding sequence ATGAATGCCAAGCATGTCAATGCAATATGTCGAGCAACAGAATTTATCTTTGTCAATCATTTTGGTGTTGACGTAAAACCACTAAACCCAAGAGTTCAACAAAATGCCGTTCCGTCTAACCAAGTTTCTGTAATTTTGGGGATAAATGGGCAATTAAATGGACAAATCATCTGCTCTATTGATGAACAAACGGCAAAAAATATTGTCGGAGTAATGATGGGCGGAATGACAATTGAAGCATTAGATGATATGGGCTGGAGTGCAATCCAAGAATTCGGAAACTGGGTTGCAGGTACTACTGCAACAGAACTTTCTAAAGAAGATGTGATTATTGATGTCACACCACCGGTTATTAACGAAGGAGCGTCACATTTTCGCTCCAATCGATTATTTATCACTGTTCCATTAGAAACCAGATTAGGTCTAATTGATATCCACATTTCTGTTAAAGAGCCTGTAGCAAGTTAA
- a CDS encoding DUF2225 domain-containing protein, translating into MSEELKPLYDKKVKCPICSTDFTTKKLRSRFVRVERIDSDFFTHYKDKELNPIFYEVSVCPKCGYGFADTFSTAFPPNAIELIKSQITANWKERDFSEERTLEQAVDVFKLAILSGSLKQEKSVVMAGLCLRLSWLYRMLEEPVQEMRFMKLSLEKYKNSYVESDYIGTQLTEMRLIYLIAELSRRIGDRDEAVKNFSKVVNHKNRSFETKLVDMARDQWYLIREAEKKAE; encoded by the coding sequence ATGTCTGAAGAATTAAAACCATTATATGATAAAAAGGTAAAATGTCCTATTTGTTCAACTGATTTTACGACGAAAAAGCTACGTTCCAGATTTGTTAGAGTTGAAAGAATTGACTCTGATTTTTTTACGCATTACAAAGATAAGGAATTAAACCCGATTTTTTATGAGGTTAGTGTATGTCCAAAGTGCGGTTACGGATTTGCAGATACGTTCTCTACCGCCTTTCCCCCTAATGCTATTGAATTAATCAAATCTCAAATCACAGCAAATTGGAAAGAAAGAGATTTTTCCGAGGAACGCACTCTTGAGCAAGCAGTTGATGTCTTTAAGTTAGCCATCTTATCTGGTTCATTAAAGCAAGAGAAGAGCGTTGTCATGGCAGGGCTATGTTTAAGATTGTCTTGGTTGTATCGCATGCTTGAAGAGCCTGTACAAGAGATGAGATTTATGAAGCTATCTTTAGAGAAATACAAGAATTCCTATGTTGAGTCAGATTATATTGGGACTCAGTTGACAGAGATGAGATTAATTTACTTAATTGCTGAATTGAGTCGTCGTATTGGAGACCGTGATGAAGCAGTTAAGAACTTTTCAAAAGTGGTAAACCACAAAAATCGCTCATTTGAAACAAAGCTGGTAGATATGGCGCGAGACCAATGGTATTTAATACGGGAAGCTGAAAAAAAAGCTGAGTAG
- the glpK gene encoding glycerol kinase GlpK: MEKKYILSLDQGTTSSRAILFNKSGEIVGSAQREFKQIFPNPGWVEHNANEIWGSILAVIAELLSETEVKPSEIAGIGITNQRETTVVWEKETGHPIYNAIVWQSRQTADICTELKDQGYSDMVREKTGLLIDAYFSGTKVKWILDHVDGAREKAENGKLLFGTIDTWLIWKLSGGKAHVTDYSNASRTLMYNIYELKWDDELLEMLTIPKSMLPQVRPSSEVYANTVDYHFFGHEIPISGAAGDQQAALFGQACYEEGMAKNTYGTGCFMLMNTGEKAVKSEHGLLTTLAWGIDGKVEYALEGSIFVAGSAIQWLRDGLRMLKTASDSEKYATSVESTDGVYMVPAFVGLGTPYWDSEVRGAIFGLTRGTEKEHFVRATLESLAYQTKDVLTAMEADSGIQLKTLRVDGGAVANNFLMQFQSDILGVPVQRPIINETTALGAAYLAGLAIGFWADRAEIAKQWKIDKTFEAKMETEVQEKLYSGWKKAVEATTAFKLK, encoded by the coding sequence ATGGAAAAAAAATATATTCTTTCATTAGATCAAGGGACGACTAGCTCTAGAGCAATATTATTTAATAAAAGTGGGGAGATCGTGGGTTCCGCTCAAAGAGAATTCAAACAAATCTTTCCTAATCCAGGCTGGGTTGAACATAATGCTAATGAAATCTGGGGCTCGATACTGGCGGTAATAGCCGAACTTTTATCAGAGACAGAAGTGAAACCATCTGAGATTGCAGGAATTGGAATTACAAATCAACGGGAAACAACAGTTGTTTGGGAAAAAGAGACAGGTCATCCTATTTATAATGCGATCGTTTGGCAATCACGACAAACGGCAGATATATGTACAGAACTAAAAGATCAAGGATATAGTGATATGGTTCGTGAAAAAACCGGACTGTTAATCGATGCTTATTTTTCTGGGACAAAAGTAAAGTGGATTTTGGATCATGTAGATGGTGCAAGGGAAAAGGCTGAAAATGGAAAATTATTATTTGGAACGATTGATACATGGTTAATTTGGAAACTCTCAGGTGGAAAAGCTCATGTTACAGATTACTCAAATGCTTCACGTACATTAATGTATAACATCTATGAACTAAAGTGGGATGACGAGCTTCTTGAAATGTTGACTATTCCAAAGTCAATGCTTCCTCAAGTACGCCCATCTTCTGAAGTATATGCAAATACAGTTGACTACCATTTCTTCGGTCATGAAATCCCAATTTCAGGTGCTGCCGGCGATCAGCAAGCAGCGTTGTTCGGTCAAGCTTGCTATGAAGAAGGAATGGCAAAAAATACTTATGGTACAGGTTGCTTTATGTTAATGAATACCGGTGAAAAAGCAGTAAAATCAGAACACGGATTGCTCACAACATTAGCTTGGGGGATTGACGGTAAAGTTGAATATGCGCTTGAAGGAAGTATTTTCGTAGCTGGGTCTGCAATCCAATGGTTACGTGATGGTTTAAGGATGCTTAAAACAGCGTCTGATAGTGAAAAATATGCGACAAGCGTTGAATCGACAGATGGTGTGTATATGGTTCCTGCATTTGTTGGTCTTGGAACACCATATTGGGATAGTGAAGTTCGAGGCGCGATTTTTGGACTTACTCGCGGAACAGAAAAAGAACATTTTGTTCGAGCAACATTAGAATCGCTTGCATACCAAACAAAAGACGTCCTCACAGCAATGGAAGCAGATTCTGGGATTCAATTAAAAACACTTCGAGTCGACGGCGGGGCAGTAGCGAATAATTTCTTAATGCAGTTCCAAAGTGATATTTTAGGAGTACCAGTTCAACGTCCAATTATTAATGAGACAACAGCCCTCGGTGCAGCCTACTTAGCAGGTCTTGCAATCGGATTTTGGGCAGACCGTGCAGAGATTGCAAAACAGTGGAAGATTGATAAAACTTTTGAAGCAAAGATGGAAACTGAAGTTCAAGAAAAGCTATATAGTGGCTGGAAAAAAGCAGTAGAGGCAACAACAGCGTTTAAACTAAAATAA
- a CDS encoding IS1380 family transposase yields MATLPQLTLDFNRKIKLSNDGGELSSDTGEFLFREFDEKINFSSTLARFLNLKDNRRYYVHSNENLLRQKIYQIIAGYTDDDNADQLTRDPVFTQIIGTNALASQPSLSRFFRRFDDQSMEELNQANQELIDKVHQLRESKAVIFDLDSTHSDTYGDQEAAAYNTHYGTVGFHPLVAFDGVTGDFLKAKLRPGNVYTSNGVVDFIQPLIEHYNEKFPETTPFLRGDSGFAVPALYDLCERESVYYVIRLKSNAILQRIADELHPPSIISDVSKTEIYYEETIYQANSWSKPRKVIIKSVRPAGELLFSHSFFVTNLVDAFSPEAIVLTYQKRGTMENYIKEAKNGFGFDKMNSHSFQVNEVKMMLSLLAYNLTNWLRTLCFPEGQKTMQIETIRTRIIKVASKLVKSGRSLYFKLASSFVYQEFFWNVLQRVQRLKIV; encoded by the coding sequence ATGGCTACTTTACCTCAATTAACACTTGATTTCAATCGAAAAATTAAACTTTCTAACGACGGAGGAGAACTCTCATCCGATACTGGAGAATTCCTTTTTAGAGAATTCGATGAAAAGATAAATTTTTCTTCTACATTAGCACGCTTTTTAAACCTAAAAGACAATAGACGCTACTATGTTCATTCGAATGAAAATTTACTTCGTCAAAAGATTTATCAAATCATTGCTGGTTATACCGATGATGATAATGCCGACCAATTAACGAGAGATCCTGTGTTTACTCAAATCATTGGTACAAATGCATTGGCTTCTCAGCCGAGTTTGTCTCGCTTTTTTAGACGTTTCGACGATCAATCTATGGAAGAATTGAATCAAGCCAACCAAGAGCTTATTGATAAAGTGCACCAACTCAGGGAGTCGAAGGCAGTCATTTTTGATTTGGATTCTACACATTCCGATACTTATGGAGATCAAGAAGCTGCGGCTTACAATACTCATTATGGAACAGTCGGTTTTCATCCATTAGTTGCCTTTGATGGTGTAACAGGTGATTTCCTCAAAGCAAAGCTACGACCTGGAAACGTGTATACGTCCAATGGTGTAGTGGATTTTATTCAACCACTCATTGAGCATTACAACGAAAAGTTTCCTGAGACAACACCTTTTCTTCGGGGTGATAGTGGTTTCGCTGTCCCTGCTTTATATGATTTGTGCGAAAGAGAGAGCGTTTATTACGTTATTCGTCTGAAATCAAATGCAATTCTGCAACGAATCGCAGATGAACTCCATCCTCCGTCTATCATTTCCGATGTTTCCAAGACGGAAATTTATTATGAAGAAACCATCTATCAAGCAAACTCTTGGTCGAAACCTAGAAAAGTAATTATCAAATCGGTACGCCCAGCGGGCGAATTACTGTTTTCCCATTCCTTCTTTGTGACAAATTTAGTAGATGCCTTTTCTCCTGAAGCAATCGTTCTTACTTATCAAAAAAGAGGAACGATGGAAAACTACATCAAGGAAGCCAAGAATGGGTTCGGTTTTGATAAAATGAATAGCCATTCTTTCCAAGTAAACGAAGTAAAAATGATGTTGAGTCTATTAGCTTATAACTTAACAAACTGGTTGCGTACCCTCTGTTTTCCTGAAGGACAAAAGACCATGCAAATCGAGACCATACGCACCCGAATTATTAAAGTTGCCAGTAAACTAGTGAAGTCAGGACGTTCTCTGTACTTTAAGCTCGCTTCGAGTTTCGTTTACCAAGAATTCTTTTGGAATGTACTTCAACGAGTTCAGAGACTGAAAATAGTGTAA
- a CDS encoding aspartyl-phosphate phosphatase Spo0E family protein yields the protein MYSHQSLKLYIETKRRDMIEAAIHYGMSSEVTIKQSQELDELLNQYRRILIRVKEKEVVNFF from the coding sequence ATGTATTCGCATCAGTCATTAAAATTATATATCGAGACTAAAAGACGAGATATGATTGAGGCAGCGATTCATTATGGAATGAGCTCTGAAGTCACAATTAAGCAGAGTCAAGAATTGGACGAGCTCCTTAATCAATACCGACGAATTCTTATTAGGGTGAAAGAAAAAGAAGTAGTAAATTTTTTTTAA